In Pseudophryne corroboree isolate aPseCor3 chromosome 7, aPseCor3.hap2, whole genome shotgun sequence, a single window of DNA contains:
- the LOC134945692 gene encoding E3 ubiquitin/ISG15 ligase TRIM25-like codes for MASADLRQELVCSICLSIYTDPVTLRCGHNFCRVCIDRVLDAQEGCGAYTCPDCRAECQERPALIRNITLCNIVGSFLSTRPDQEETVIFCTYCVDSPVPAAKSCLMCEASLCDKHLRVHSKSPEHVLCDPTTALGNRKCSVHKEIYKYYCPEDAACICVSCSLAGEHRGHLVEMLDEASEKKKEKLRNVLQKLTTKRAEAEKGVQRLQERRREDQGKAAGVIETVTALFRDIRRQLEDLEKRVLSEISRQEQRVSLSVSDLIQQLEIKKDELSGKMRHIEELCNMSDPVTVLQEPDTGDLCDTEDTERHDTQVHGAGDLDVGLISETLHTISHIITGINTGIYVQEDTALLLDVTTAGNNIQISGDRKTASWSHIKQNHPVTPERFQYYQVISSRRFSSGRHYWEVDVSKSVWWMVGMCYPSIDRRGLQSVIGDNKKSWCVYRWNNQYSVIHDRTKIRLPDNIPCDRVRVYLDYEAGQMSFYSLCDPIRHLHTYTAALTEPLHAVLCVGDRCITVCGGVRSWEKLP; via the coding sequence atggcgtctgctgatctgagacaggagctggtctgttccatctgcctgagcatttatacagatcctgtaaccctgagatgtggccacaacttctgccgggtctgTATTGATCGTGTGCTGGATGCACAGGAGGGGTGTGGAGCTTATAcctgtcctgactgcagagcaGAGTGTCAGGAGCGTCCTGCACTGATACGGAACATAACGCTGTGTAACATAGTGGGGAGTTTCCTGTCTACTCGgccagatcaggaggagactgtgatcttctgcacttactgtgtggactctcctgtacctgctgctaaatcctgtctgatgtgtgaggcttctctgtgtgataaacacctgagagtacacagcaagtcaccagagcacgtcttatgtgatcccaccacagccctggggaacaggaaatgctccgtCCATAAGGAGATCTACAAGTATTACTGCCCAGAGGACGCTGCCTGTATCTGTGTGTCCTGCAGTTTGGCTGGAGAACATCGGGGACACCTGGTGGAGATGCTGGATGAGGCctctgagaagaagaaggagaagctgaGGAATGTTCTGCAGAAACTGACCACAAAGAGAGCGGAGGCTGAGAAAGGAGTCCAGAGACTGCAGGAGCGCAGGAGAGAAGATCAGGGAAAAGCAGCGGGTGTAATAGAGACAGTCACTGccctgtttagagacatcaggagacagctggaagacctggagaagagagtcctgagtgagatctccaggcaggaacagcgcgtttcactctcagtctctgatctgatccagcagctggaaataaagaaggacgagctgtccgggaagatgcgtcacattgaggagctgtgtaacatgtctgatccagtgactgtcttacaggaaccagacacaggggacttgtgtgacactgaggacacagagagacatGATACCCAGGTCCATGGTGCAGGAGATCTGGATGTGGGGCTCATCTCAGAGACATTACACACAATATCtcatataataacagggataaatacagggatctatgtgcaggaggatacagccctattactggatgtaaccacagctggtaaTAATATACAGATATCAGGTGACAGGAAAACTGCATCCTGGTCACATATAAAACAGAATCACCCAGTAACACCAGAGAGATTTCAGTATTATCAGGTAATAAGCAGCAGGAGAttctcctcagggcgacattactgggaggtggatgtcagTAAGTCAGTGTGGTGGATGGTGGGGATGTGTTACCCCAGTATAGACAGGAGAGGATTGCAGTCAGTCATTGGAGATAATAAGAAGTCCTGGTGTGTGTATAGGTGGAATAATCAGTACTCAGTGATACATGACAGGACAAAGATCCGGTTACCTGACAATATCCCCTGTGACAGAGTGAGGGTATATCTGGATTATGAGGCAGGACAGATGTCCTTTTATTCTCTGTGTGACCCAatcagacacttacacacctacactgccgccctcactgagcccctgcatgctgtattatgtgtaggggacAGGTGTATAACTGtatgtgggggagtcaggagctggGAGAAATTACCATAA